In the genome of Deinococcus betulae, the window GCCAAACCGGTGAGCGACCTCAGCTGCGCAGAAATGAAAGACGAGCAGGTCAAACTGGCCAGCATCCGGTCTGAAGCCCAAAGCAAGAAAGGCATCAGCAAGGAAAACGTCTTCTGGGCTGTCTTTTTCTGGCCCGGCGCCGTAGTGAACGAACTGGACAACAGAGAAGTCATTGAGAAGGTGGACGCCCGAAGCGCAGAACTCACCAAGGGTCAGTCGGCCAAGAACTGCGCACCTTAAGGCGAAGCGGTTTGCGTTTGGGGTAGGGCTGATAACGGTCGGCAATAGAGATTCTCTACAAACCAGCACACCGACTCAGAAGAAAGATTGCCGTTCACAACCAGCAAGTGAATGGCAATCGAGGAATGGGCTGCTCCCAACTCATACGGCAAACCCGATAGTGAGCACTTCCCACTTCTATATTCCTCTCTTATCTTCGGTCCACTTCTCTCGGCTGGCCCGCGTTTAACCTGTCCTGAATCTCTCCCTGGGCTGCAGCTCAGGGACATTTTGCGTGATCAGGGGGGGCAGCATGGGCAGAATGTCAGCCCCTCGTCGCCTCATTCCCCCGTCGCCTGCGCTGCAGGATGCCCTGGACTTTCTGGAGCTGTACCATGCCGAGACAGGCACGCCGGGTCTAACGACGCGCCGGCGGCAGGTGCTGACCACCGGGACCATCACGCTCAGCACAGATGAACTGGCCCACGGCGCACGTGTGGCTTGGCGCAACAGCACGCGCTGCGTAGGCCGCCTGCCCTGGGCGGCTCTCAACGTGCGTGACCTGCGGCATGTGACCCAGGCGCCGCAGGTCTTCGCCACGCTGTGCGACCACTTGCGAACGGCGTTTAACGGCGGGCGTATCCAGCCGCTTATGAGTGTCTTCGGGCCAGGCGTGCGGATTCACAATGACCAGTTGCTGCGCTACGCCGGGTACCGACAAAGCGACGGCTCGGTGGTCGGCGATCCTCAAAACGTTGCCCTCACCGAGCATCTACTGCGACTGGGTTGGGCCGGCGGCCCCGGCACCCCTTTTGACCTCCTACCACTGGCCATTGAGGCTGAGGGCCAGGTGACCCTCTTTGACCTGCCAGCCGATGCGGTGCAGGAGGTAACGATCACCCACCCAGATCACCCGGCTATAGAGGCGCTGGGGCTCCGGTGGCCTGCTCTGCCGGTCATCAGCAATATGACCCTGGACGTT includes:
- a CDS encoding nitric oxide synthase oxygenase, which codes for MSAPRRLIPPSPALQDALDFLELYHAETGTPGLTTRRRQVLTTGTITLSTDELAHGARVAWRNSTRCVGRLPWAALNVRDLRHVTQAPQVFATLCDHLRTAFNGGRIQPLMSVFGPGVRIHNDQLLRYAGYRQSDGSVVGDPQNVALTEHLLRLGWAGGPGTPFDLLPLAIEAEGQVTLFDLPADAVQEVTITHPDHPAIEALGLRWPALPVISNMTLDVAGQQFTCAPFNGWYLQTEIAARNLADEGRYNQLPVVARALGLDTTWRRSLWLDRALLELNVATLHSFDLAGVRLADHHSVTRQFQAFEAAEARAGRPVRGLWSWLIPPLSPATTPVWHQQYDDTQVKPNFTAQRPAWQEDLRRCPFHSG